In Callospermophilus lateralis isolate mCalLat2 chromosome 4, mCalLat2.hap1, whole genome shotgun sequence, one genomic interval encodes:
- the Chkb gene encoding choline/ethanolamine kinase isoform X2 translates to MAAEGTTVAEGGTTVTEGGAVGGRLAKDSLWQSKSPDAAPTRRRSSSLSRDAERRAYQWCREYLGGAWRRVRPEELRVFPVSGGLSNLLFRCSLPDHLPSVGEEPREVLLRLYGAILQGVDSLVLESVMFAILAERSLGPQLYGVFPEGRLEQYLPSRPLKTRELREPVLSAAIATKMARFHGMEMPFTKEPHWLFGTMERYLKQIQDLPPTGLLNMNLLEMYSLKDEMGNLRKLLDSTPSPVVFCHNDIQEGNILLLSEPENADSLMLVDFEYSSYNYRGFDIGNHFCEWVYDYTHEEWPFYKARPTDYPTRGQQLHFIRHYLAEVKKGETLSQEEQKKLEEDLLVEVSRYALASHFFWGLWSILQASMSTIEFGYLEYAQSRFQFYFQQKGQLTSFHSSS, encoded by the exons ATGGCGGCGGAGGGGACAACTGTGGCCGAAGGCGGGACAACTGTGACCGAAGGCGGGGCTGTCGGCGGCCGCCTGGCCAAGGACAGCTTGTGGCAGTCTAAATCCCCGGACGCGGCCCCGACCCGGCGGCGCTCCTCGTCGCTGTCGCGTGACGCCGAGCGCCGAGCCTACCAATGGTGCCGGGAGTACCTGGGCGGGGCCTGGCGCCGAGTGCGGCCGGAAGAGCTGAGGGTTTTCCCTGTGAG CGGAGGTCTCAGCAACCTGCTCTTCCGCTGCTCGCTCCCGGACCACCTGCCCAGCGTTGGCGAGGAGCCCCGGGAGGTGCTGCTACGGCTGTATGGGGCCATCCTGCAG GGTGTAGACTCCTTGGTCCTAGAAAGCGTGATGTTTGCCATTCTTGCAGAGCGTTCGCTGGGTCCCCAGCTCTATGGAGTCTTTCCAGAGGGCCGGCTGGAACAGTACCTCCCA AGCCGACCATTGAAAACTCGAGAGCTTCGAGAGCCAGTGTTATCAGCAGCCATTGCCACGAAGATGGCCCGATTCCATGGCATGGAGATGCCGTTCACCAAGGAGCCCCACTGGCTGTTTGGGACCATGGAACG GTACCTAAAGCAGATCCAGGACTTGCCTCCCACTGGCCTCCTCAATATGAACCTGCTGGAGATGTACAGCCTGAAGGATGAAATGGGCAACCTCAG AAAGCTGCTAGATTCTACGCCATCGCCAGTGGTCTTCTGCCACAATGACATCCAGGAAG GGAACATCCTATTGCTCTCAGAGCCTGAAAATGCTGACAGTCTCATGCTGGTTGATTTTGAGTACAGCAGTTATAACTACAG AGGCTTTGACATTGGGAACCATTTTTGTGAATGGGTTTATGATTATACTCATGAGGAATGGCCTTTTTACAAAGCACGGCCCACAGACTACCCTACCAGGGGACAACAG CTCCATTTTATTCGCCATTACCTGGCAGAAGTAAAGAAAGGCGAGACCCTCTCCCAAGAGGAACAGAAAAAATTGGAAGAAGATTTGCTGGTAGAAGTCAGTCG GTATGCTCTGGCATCCCATTTCTTTTGGGGTTTATGGTCCATCCTCCAGGCATCCATGTCTACAATAGAATTTGGTTACTTG GAGTATGCCCAGTCTCGGTTCCAGTTCTACTTCCAACAGAAGGGACAGCTGACCAGCTTCCACTCATCATCCTGA
- the Chkb gene encoding choline/ethanolamine kinase isoform X3: MVPGVPGRGLAPSAAGRAEGFPCERRSQQPALPLLAPGPPAQRWRGAPGGAATAVWGHPAGCRLLGPRKRDVCHSCRAFAGSPALWSLSRGPAGTVPPSSWVQSRPLKTRELREPVLSAAIATKMARFHGMEMPFTKEPHWLFGTMERYLKQIQDLPPTGLLNMNLLEMYSLKDEMGNLRKLLDSTPSPVVFCHNDIQEGNILLLSEPENADSLMLVDFEYSSYNYRGFDIGNHFCEWVYDYTHEEWPFYKARPTDYPTRGQQLHFIRHYLAEVKKGETLSQEEQKKLEEDLLVEVSRYALASHFFWGLWSILQASMSTIEFGYLEYAQSRFQFYFQQKGQLTSFHSSS; encoded by the exons ATGGTGCCGGGAGTACCTGGGCGGGGCCTGGCGCCGAGTGCGGCCGGAAGAGCTGAGGGTTTTCCCTGTGAG CGGAGGTCTCAGCAACCTGCTCTTCCGCTGCTCGCTCCCGGACCACCTGCCCAGCGTTGGCGAGGAGCCCCGGGAGGTGCTGCTACGGCTGTATGGGGCCATCCTGCAG GGTGTAGACTCCTTGGTCCTAGAAAGCGTGATGTTTGCCATTCTTGCAGAGCGTTCGCTGGGTCCCCAGCTCTATGGAGTCTTTCCAGAGGGCCGGCTGGAACAGTACCTCCCA GTTCCTGGGTGCAGAGCCGACCATTGAAAACTCGAGAGCTTCGAGAGCCAGTGTTATCAGCAGCCATTGCCACGAAGATGGCCCGATTCCATGGCATGGAGATGCCGTTCACCAAGGAGCCCCACTGGCTGTTTGGGACCATGGAACG GTACCTAAAGCAGATCCAGGACTTGCCTCCCACTGGCCTCCTCAATATGAACCTGCTGGAGATGTACAGCCTGAAGGATGAAATGGGCAACCTCAG AAAGCTGCTAGATTCTACGCCATCGCCAGTGGTCTTCTGCCACAATGACATCCAGGAAG GGAACATCCTATTGCTCTCAGAGCCTGAAAATGCTGACAGTCTCATGCTGGTTGATTTTGAGTACAGCAGTTATAACTACAG AGGCTTTGACATTGGGAACCATTTTTGTGAATGGGTTTATGATTATACTCATGAGGAATGGCCTTTTTACAAAGCACGGCCCACAGACTACCCTACCAGGGGACAACAG CTCCATTTTATTCGCCATTACCTGGCAGAAGTAAAGAAAGGCGAGACCCTCTCCCAAGAGGAACAGAAAAAATTGGAAGAAGATTTGCTGGTAGAAGTCAGTCG GTATGCTCTGGCATCCCATTTCTTTTGGGGTTTATGGTCCATCCTCCAGGCATCCATGTCTACAATAGAATTTGGTTACTTG GAGTATGCCCAGTCTCGGTTCCAGTTCTACTTCCAACAGAAGGGACAGCTGACCAGCTTCCACTCATCATCCTGA
- the Chkb gene encoding choline/ethanolamine kinase isoform X1 — translation MAAEGTTVAEGGTTVTEGGAVGGRLAKDSLWQSKSPDAAPTRRRSSSLSRDAERRAYQWCREYLGGAWRRVRPEELRVFPVRWERRSQQPALPLLAPGPPAQRWRGAPGGAATAVWGHPAGCRLLGPRKRDVCHSCRAFAGSPALWSLSRGPAGTVPPSSWVQSRPLKTRELREPVLSAAIATKMARFHGMEMPFTKEPHWLFGTMERYLKQIQDLPPTGLLNMNLLEMYSLKDEMGNLRKLLDSTPSPVVFCHNDIQEGNILLLSEPENADSLMLVDFEYSSYNYRGFDIGNHFCEWVYDYTHEEWPFYKARPTDYPTRGQQLHFIRHYLAEVKKGETLSQEEQKKLEEDLLVEVSRYALASHFFWGLWSILQASMSTIEFGYLEYAQSRFQFYFQQKGQLTSFHSSS, via the exons ATGGCGGCGGAGGGGACAACTGTGGCCGAAGGCGGGACAACTGTGACCGAAGGCGGGGCTGTCGGCGGCCGCCTGGCCAAGGACAGCTTGTGGCAGTCTAAATCCCCGGACGCGGCCCCGACCCGGCGGCGCTCCTCGTCGCTGTCGCGTGACGCCGAGCGCCGAGCCTACCAATGGTGCCGGGAGTACCTGGGCGGGGCCTGGCGCCGAGTGCGGCCGGAAGAGCTGAGGGTTTTCCCTGTGAGGTGGGAG CGGAGGTCTCAGCAACCTGCTCTTCCGCTGCTCGCTCCCGGACCACCTGCCCAGCGTTGGCGAGGAGCCCCGGGAGGTGCTGCTACGGCTGTATGGGGCCATCCTGCAG GGTGTAGACTCCTTGGTCCTAGAAAGCGTGATGTTTGCCATTCTTGCAGAGCGTTCGCTGGGTCCCCAGCTCTATGGAGTCTTTCCAGAGGGCCGGCTGGAACAGTACCTCCCA GTTCCTGGGTGCAGAGCCGACCATTGAAAACTCGAGAGCTTCGAGAGCCAGTGTTATCAGCAGCCATTGCCACGAAGATGGCCCGATTCCATGGCATGGAGATGCCGTTCACCAAGGAGCCCCACTGGCTGTTTGGGACCATGGAACG GTACCTAAAGCAGATCCAGGACTTGCCTCCCACTGGCCTCCTCAATATGAACCTGCTGGAGATGTACAGCCTGAAGGATGAAATGGGCAACCTCAG AAAGCTGCTAGATTCTACGCCATCGCCAGTGGTCTTCTGCCACAATGACATCCAGGAAG GGAACATCCTATTGCTCTCAGAGCCTGAAAATGCTGACAGTCTCATGCTGGTTGATTTTGAGTACAGCAGTTATAACTACAG AGGCTTTGACATTGGGAACCATTTTTGTGAATGGGTTTATGATTATACTCATGAGGAATGGCCTTTTTACAAAGCACGGCCCACAGACTACCCTACCAGGGGACAACAG CTCCATTTTATTCGCCATTACCTGGCAGAAGTAAAGAAAGGCGAGACCCTCTCCCAAGAGGAACAGAAAAAATTGGAAGAAGATTTGCTGGTAGAAGTCAGTCG GTATGCTCTGGCATCCCATTTCTTTTGGGGTTTATGGTCCATCCTCCAGGCATCCATGTCTACAATAGAATTTGGTTACTTG GAGTATGCCCAGTCTCGGTTCCAGTTCTACTTCCAACAGAAGGGACAGCTGACCAGCTTCCACTCATCATCCTGA